In Salvelinus namaycush isolate Seneca chromosome 37, SaNama_1.0, whole genome shotgun sequence, the following are encoded in one genomic region:
- the c4b gene encoding complement C4-B isoform X1 produces MGSPVCLMVLFILAAESVHGQDRFFISAPNVFHVGVKERVYVQLGKALLNKRVTLYLEHEETANLMSQKSSTLCTEEGQIQTVELEVERDKLPIFVDFPYLMLVAEMDGVKDRKMVRVLVSQHRGYIFIQTDQPIYNPTQQVKYRIFTLNHSMKPHDDVFHISIFNAAGNRIMKTLKRATDGIFTDIPFNIPDVSEMGVWRIVAHYQGDENNAVTREFQVKKFVLPSFEVTVIPEQSYFLLNTEQVTFTILAKYSYGESIKGAFHCRFGVKEKTQGPDGEKEKIVFIRGLELTGSIQAGEGSAVLQESKLIEQLKSNLNTTLSDVVQSKAQLYVAVSVTDIISGELQEAEVSLPVVSQRYTVDLSRTRSHYIPGVPLSVVVVVRLPNGSPAVGEPVRMHLPELQDGDQTVKTNQQGAVWHDFNLPNLDRDITVEVTVDDQKITKDVKRASSPGNTYLSVSVSQKILTPGQSLSVVFKVFNGPPEDGFIYYMVFSRGVLTKQGSVKSGDLTKIQLPITSDMTPSFRLIGYYYDQKGDIITDSVWVDVNDVCEGTVKVKSKDEYLPGNTAKLEIDLNGQKAKVALLAVDKAIYALNAHNKLTPKQVFSSMQSYDLGCSYGGGSDTASVLNDAGLSFISNSHVLSKMRKGFNCESGFRRQRRSLDLQEQMVSIKSSYSDAKLQECCSHGLSLIPMLRTCQQRAERVARANKDHVCVKAFLDCCIEGEKLREKKKRDDAQRGHGRTVSATDIEDFFDTTNQQIRRSFPPSFAFSVVDINGKGSHTVALPDSITTWEIQAVSLSDSHGICVAEPHEFRVFKKVFVSLRLPYSVKRFEQMSIVPVVYNYWDQDVQIALHMERNDKLCSPGSSSIKTYVNVTVEAHSSKAVTFSAVPMETGPIPIKIRLYDIENEDGSDAIEKILNVRTEGIEKRVEETHFVDLSGNIGKSGQSFMINGKLPDNTVPGSSTNIFVKMEGELFGKSTSITLLSSDGVKSLLNAPHGCAEQTMKRMAPTALALRYLDLSQRWYELTPGIRDTALQFTEQGYMRILTFKKGDGSYGAWTHHPTSYWLTGLVVKVMSLVAERQNAGGGEKGRWAQGVSEQHIIDSVRYLLVKQKEDGSFSDPNPVIHREMQGGIGGIEGDVSMTAFITVALNRSLPFLTDNKERSDTKAIISKATDYLLSRVEGLQRPYAVAITAYCLSVCLSDRTQAEPAWEKLKGLATKGKDHCHGWYANAGMVNEEKKHYVPTTEAITVETTAYALLTAVAHKDTEWADSAACWLTSQENYGGGFKSTQDTIVALEALSEYALNRPQPLITEVAVEFTTPGKSDIQKLSLDNKGEKVETELKKLIGNAIINVALTGRGKAKMKVTKAYHLLDTSDDCNLLSITVKVEGKVEYTAQIVEDYNDYEGDYGDGDGEKREEEDVPRSAIEWFDARSRHRRDTQQSRNSENDVEYEVCVSHSLTRNLTGMSIADITLLSGFEAQTDDLDKLKNPDEQYISHYEVSHGKVLLYFNEIEERECVTFRAVQTVTIGLLQPAPATFYDYYEPDRKCTTFYAAPKRSKMVSTLCSGDVCQCSERPCHKEKDTFGPLKLEKKDRFEHACYSPTVDYGFIVQVISMSVKSNFELYTTNVTQVLRATGDVKLEESKVRVFAKRLQCKGQLETGKKYLIMGKDGSTTDSTGQMQYLLESNTWIEQVPNEKKCKGTNNKTTCNKFKDFVSEYMLNGCTQ; encoded by the exons ATGGGCTCTCCCGTCTGTCTTATGGTGCTCTTCATTTTGGCTGCTGAGTCTGTACATGGACAGGACAG GTTCTTTATCTCAGCTCCCAATGTGTTCCATGTGGGGGTGAAGGAGCGTGTTTATGTCCAGCTGGGTAAAGCCCTCCTGAATAAACGTGTTACCCTCTACCTGGAGCATGAGGAAACTGCAAATCTGATGTCTCAAAAGAGCAGCACTCTGTGTACTGAGGAGGGACAGATCCAAACTGTGGAACTAGAG GTAGAAAGGGACAAGCTGCCCATCTTTGTGGATTTTCCCTATCTTATGCTGGTGGCTGAGATGGATGGGGTCAAAGACAGAAAGATGGTGAGGGTCCTAGTCTCCCAACACAGAGGCTATATCTTCATTCAGACTGACCAGCCTATCTACAACCCTACACAGCAAG TGAAATacaggatatttaccctcaaccaCTCAATGAAGCCCCATGATGACGTTTTTCACATCTCTATTTTT AATGCTGCGGGCAACCGGATAATGAAGACTCTTAAGAGAGCTACGGATGGAATATTCACAGATATCCCTTTTAATATCCCTGATGTCTCAGA AATGGGTGTGTGGAGGATCGTGGCTCATTACCAAGGAGATGAAAATAATGCTGTTACTCGAGAATTTCAAGTCAAGAAATTTG TGCTGCCGAGCTTTGAGGTGACCGTCATACCTGAGCAAAGCTACTTTCTATTGAACACTGAACAGGTCACCTTCACAATTTTAGCCAA GTACTCCTATGGTGAGAGTATAAAGGGAGCTTTCCACTGCCGGTTTGGAGTGAAGGAGAAAACACAGGGGCCGGATGGTGAAAAGGAGAAGATTGTCTTCATCAGAGGATTGGAGCTGACTGGATCG ATACAAGCTGGAGAGGGGTCAGCGGTTCTCCAGGAATCCAAGCTCATCGAGCAACTCAAATCCAACCTCAACACCACCCTCTCAGACGTGGTCCAGAGCAAAGCACAGCTTTACGTGGCAGTGTCTGTCACTGACATCATCA GTGGTGAGCTACAGGAAGCAGAGGTGTCTCTTCCTGTTGTTTCCCAGCGTTACACTGTAGACCTGTCCCGTACCCGCTCTCACTACATCCCTGGAGTTCCCCTCAGTGTAGTG GTGGTGGTCCGTCTCCCAAATGGTTCCCCAGCTGTTGGAGAGCCAGTGAGAATGCATCTGCCAGAACTCCAGGATGGAGACCAAACTGTAAAGACTAACCAGCAGGGCGCAGTGTGGCACGATTTTAACCTTCCCAATCTTGATCGTGACATTACTGTGGAG GTGACTGTAGATGACCAGAAAATAACCAAAGACGTCAAACGTGCATCGTCTCCTGGGAACACCTATCTGAGCGTGAGCGTGAGCCAGAAGATTCTGACGCCGGGTCAATCCCTTTCCGTTGTATTCAAAGTCTTCAATGGGCCACCAGAGGATGGGTTTATTTACTACATG GTTTTCAGCCGTGGAGTGCTAACAAAACAGGGTTCTGTCAAATCAGGGGACTTAACAAAGATTCAGCTTCCAATCACGTCTGATATGACCCCCTCCTTCCGTCTGATTGGCTACTACTATGATCAGAAAGGTGACATCATTACTGACTCTGTGTGGGTAGACGTCAATGATGTTTGTGAGGGGACAGTGAAG GTAAAGTCAAAAGATGAATATCTACCAGGAAACACGGCAAAGCTGGAGATAGACTTAAATGGTCAGAAGGCCAAAGTTGCCTTGCTGGCTGTGGACAAGGCTATCTATGCTCTCAATGCCCACAACAAACTCACCCCCAAACAG GTATTCTCGTCGATGCAGTCCTATGACCTTGGGTGCTCATACGGTGGCGGCTCAGATACAGCCTCTGTGTTGAACGACGCTGGCTTGTCATTCATCTCCAACTCTCATGTGCTATCTAAGATGAGGAAGG GGTTTAACTGTGAGTCAGGCTTCAGACGACAGAGGCGTTCCCTGGACCTCCAGGAGCAGATGGTGTCCATAA AATCCAGTTACTCAGACGCCAAGCTGCAGGAGTGTTGTTCTCATGGCTTGTCCCTGATCCCCATGCTGAGGACGTGTCAGCAGCGAGCCGAGAGAGTGGCACGAGCCAATAAGGACCATGTCTGTGTCAAGGCCTTCCTGGACTGCtgcatagagggagagaagttGAGGGAGAAGAAGAAACGAGACGACGCCCAGAGAGGACATGGCAGGA ctgtgAGTGCCACAGACATCGAAGACTTCTTTGACACAACCAATCAGCAAATACGCAGAAGTTTCCCCCCAAGCTTTGCATTCTCAGTGGTCGATATAAACGGCAAAGGAAG TCATACTGTGGCTCTGCCTGATTCCATCACCACCTGGGAGATACAGGCTGTCAGCTTGTCTGATTCTCAtg GCATCTGTGTGGCAGAACCACATGAGTTCCGTGTGTTTAAGAAGGTTTTTGTCTCTCTGAGGCTGCCGTACTCAGTCAAAAGATTTGAGCAAATGTCTATTGTTCCTGTTGTCTACAACTATTGGGACCAGGATGTACAG ATTGCACTCCACATGGAGAGAAATGACAAGCTCTGTTCACCAGGCTCCAGTTCCATAAAAACCTATGTCAACGTCACCGTGGAGGCCCACTCCTCCAAAGCCGTCACTTTCTCTGCAGTACCCATGGAAACCGGCCCCATACCCATCAAAATACGCCTTTATGACATAGAGAATGAGGACGGCAGTGATGCTATTGAAAAGATTCTGAATGTTAGA ACGGAGGGAATAGAGAAGAGAGTGGAGGAAACTCATTTTGTTGACCTGAGTGGCAATATTG GGAAGAGTGGCCAATCTTTCATGATTAATGGAAAGTTACCAGACAACACAGTCCCTGGCTCCAGCACCAATATCTTCGTCAAGATGGAAG GGGAGCTGTTTGGCAAGTCCACTTCCATAACCCTGCTCTCTTCCGATGGGGTTAAAAGCTTGCTCAATGCCCCTCATGGATGTGCAGAGCAGACTATGAAACGTATGGCCCCCACAGCCCTGGCCCTCCGCTATCTGGACCTTAGCCAGCGCTGGTATGAGCTGACCCCTGGCATCAGAGATACGGCCCTCCAGTTCACAGAGCAAG gctaTATGAGAATTTTGACGTTTAAAAAGGGTGATGGATCGTATGGAGCTTGGACGCACCATCCAACCAGTTACTG GCTGACGGGCCTTGTTGTGAAAGTGATGTCTCTGGTGGCAGAACGTCAGAATGCAGGCggtggagagaaggggagatgggCACAGGGTGTGTCTGAGCAGCATATCATTGATTCAGTCAGATACCTCCTGGTTAAACAGAAGGAGGATGGATCATTCTCGGACCCTAACCCAGTCATACACAGGGAAATGCAG ggAGGCattggagggatagagggagatgtCTCCATGACTGCTTTCATAACTGTGGCTCTAAATCGCTCCCTCCCTTTCCTGACAGACAACAAGGAGCGTAGCGATACG aAAGCCATTATCTCCAAAGCCACCGACTACCTGCTCTCACGTGTTGAGGGGCTACAGAGGCCCTACGCTGTGGCCATAACAGcctactgtctgtcagtctgtctgtctgaccggACACAGGCTGAGCCTGCCTGGGAAAAACTCAAAGGACTGGCAACTAAAG GGAAAGACCATTGCCATGGGTGGTATGCTAACGCTGGCATGGTGAATGAGGAAAAGAAACATTATGTACCGACAACAGAGGCCAtaacagtagagactacagcctACGCCCTGTTAACTGCAGTGGCTCATAAGGACACAGAGTGGGCAGACTCTGCAGCCTGCTGGCTGACTTCACAGGAGAACTATGGAGGAGGTTTCAAGTCCACACAG GATACTATAGTGGCTTTGGAGGCTCTCTCTGAGTATGCACTGAACAGGCCCCAACCTCTCATCACAGAAGTGGCGGTAGAGTTCACTACTCCAGGGAAGAGCGACATTCAGAAGCTGTCATTGGACAACAAGGGGGAGAAAGTAGAAACGGAGCTGAAG AAACTGATTGGTAATGCTATCATTAACGTAGCGCTAACGGGACGGGGAAAAGCCAAGATGAAG GTTACGAAGGCTTACCATCTACTGGACACCTCAGACGACTGCAACCTTCTGTCAATCACAGTCAAAGTAGAGGGGAAAGTAGAGTACACTG CCCAGATTGTTGAAGACTACAACGACTATGAGGGGGActacggagacggagacggagagaaaagggaggaagaggatgtCCCCCGATCAGCGATTGAGTGGTTTGACGCTCGCAGCAGACACAGAAGAGATACTCAGCAAAGCCGGAATTCTGAAAACGATGTTGAATACGAAGTCTGTGTGAG TCATAGTCTGACCAGGAACCTCACAGGAATGTCCATAGCCGACATCACACTGCTCAGTGGCTTTGAGGCACAGACAGACGACCTGGACAAG CTAAAGAACCCTGATGAACAATACATCTCTCACTACGAGGTCTCACATGGCAAAGTGCTGTTGTACTTTAATGAG ATTGAGGAAAGGGAGTGTGTAACGTTTAGGGCTGTGCAGACAGTAACTATAGGTTTACTGCAGCCTGCTCCGGCCACATTCTATGACTACTATGAACCAG ACAGAAAGTGTACTACTTTCTATGCTGCACCAAAAAGAAGCAAGATGGTTTCAACATTGTGTTCAGGGGATGTGTGCCAGTGTTCAGAGA GGCCCTGCCACAAAGAGAAGGACACATTTGGACCACTGAAGCTAGAGAAGAAAGATCGTTTTGAACATGCTTGCTATTCCCCCACTGTGGATTACG GTTTCATTGTCCAAGTCATCAGTATGTCTGTGAAGAGTAACTTTGAACTCTACACAACTAATGTGACTCAGGTACTCCGAGCCA CCGGAGATGTGAAGCTGGAGGAGAGCAAAGTGCGAGTGTTCGCCAAGAGGCTCCAGTGTAAAGGACAGCTAGAGACAGGGAAGAAATACCTCATCATGGGCAAAGATGGCTCCACCACCGACTCTACTGGCCA GATGCAATACCTTTTGGAATCAAATACCTGGATTGAACAAGTGCCTAATGAGAAAAAGTGCAAAGGAACAAATAACAAGACTACATGCAACAAATTTAAAGACTTTGTATCTGAGTACATGTTGAATGGCTGCACCCAGTGA
- the LOC120030954 gene encoding E-selectin-like, translated as MPNENSQGVSPDNLILIRENMTWNEALSYCREHHVDLVSITTELLQYWVTERAANATSSHVWVGLRFTCSFHFWFWIRSDAGCYQNWAPGHGSDSQQDCGIAGAVETTGRQQWVSLEENQRLNFICYKCSGDSGEGLIHP; from the exons ATGCCAAATGAAAACAGTCAAGGTGTAAGTCCAG ACAACCTGATATTGATCCGTGAGAACATGACGTGGAACGAGGCCCTGAGCTACTGCAGAGAGCACCACGTTGACCTGGTCTCCATCACTACAGAGCTGCTTCAGTACTGGGTGACAGAGAGGGCTGCCAACGCCACCTCATCCCACGTCTGGGTCGGCCTGCGCTTCACCTGTTCATTCCACTTCTGGTTCTGGATCAGGTCTGATGCAGGCTGCTACCAGAACTGGGCCCCCGGGCACGGCTCAGACAGCCAGCAGGACTGTGGGATTGCAGGGGCTGTAGAGACCACCGGGAGGCAGCAATGGGTTAGTCTGGAGGAGAACCAGAGGCTCAACTTCATCTGCTACAAATGTTCTGGGGACAGTGGTGAGGGGTTGATACATCCCTGA
- the c4b gene encoding complement C4-B isoform X2, with translation MGSPVCLMVLFILAAESVHGQDRFFISAPNVFHVGVKERVYVQLGKALLNKRVTLYLEHEETANLMSQKSSTLCTEEGQIQTVELEVERDKLPIFVDFPYLMLVAEMDGVKDRKMVRVLVSQHRGYIFIQTDQPIYNPTQQVKYRIFTLNHSMKPHDDVFHISIFNAAGNRIMKTLKRATDGIFTDIPFNIPDVSEMGVWRIVAHYQGDENNAVTREFQVKKFVLPSFEVTVIPEQSYFLLNTEQVTFTILAKYSYGESIKGAFHCRFGVKEKTQGPDGEKEKIVFIRGLELTGSIQAGEGSAVLQESKLIEQLKSNLNTTLSDVVQSKAQLYVAVSVTDIISGELQEAEVSLPVVSQRYTVDLSRTRSHYIPGVPLSVVVVVRLPNGSPAVGEPVRMHLPELQDGDQTVKTNQQGAVWHDFNLPNLDRDITVEVTVDDQKITKDVKRASSPGNTYLSVSVSQKILTPGQSLSVVFKVFNGPPEDGFIYYMVFSRGVLTKQGSVKSGDLTKIQLPITSDMTPSFRLIGYYYDQKGDIITDSVWVDVNDVCEGTVKVKSKDEYLPGNTAKLEIDLNGQKAKVALLAVDKAIYALNAHNKLTPKQVFSSMQSYDLGCSYGGGSDTASVLNDAGLSFISNSHVLSKMRKGFNCESGFRRQRRSLDLQEQMVSIKSSYSDAKLQECCSHGLSLIPMLRTCQQRAERVARANKDHVCVKAFLDCCIEGEKLREKKKRDDAQRGHGRTVSATDIEDFFDTTNQQIRRSFPPSFAFSVVDINGKGSHTVALPDSITTWEIQAVSLSDSHGICVAEPHEFRVFKKVFVSLRLPYSVKRFEQMSIVPVVYNYWDQDVQIALHMERNDKLCSPGSSSIKTYVNVTVEAHSSKAVTFSAVPMETGPIPIKIRLYDIENEDGSDAIEKILNVRTEGIEKRVEETHFVDLSGNIGKSGQSFMINGKLPDNTVPGSSTNIFVKMEGELFGKSTSITLLSSDGVKSLLNAPHGCAEQTMKRMAPTALALRYLDLSQRWYELTPGIRDTALQFTEQGYMRILTFKKGDGSYGAWTHHPTSYWLTGLVVKVMSLVAERQNAGGGEKGRWAQGVSEQHIIDSVRYLLVKQKEDGSFSDPNPVIHREMQGGIGGIEGDVSMTAFITVALNRSLPFLTDNKERSDTKAIISKATDYLLSRVEGLQRPYAVAITAYCLSVCLSDRTQAEPAWEKLKGLATKGKDHCHGWYANAGMVNEEKKHYVPTTEAITVETTAYALLTAVAHKDTEWADSAACWLTSQENYGGGFKSTQDTIVALEALSEYALNRPQPLITEVAVEFTTPGKSDIQKLSLDNKGEKVETELKKLIGNAIINVALTGRGKAKMKVTKAYHLLDTSDDCNLLSITVKVEGKVEYTAQIVEDYNDYEGDYGDGDGEKREEEDVPRSAIEWFDARSRHRRDTQQSRNSENDVEYEVCVSHSLTRNLTGMSIADITLLSGFEAQTDDLDKLKNPDEQYISHYEVSHGKVLLYFNEIEERECVTFRAVQTVTIGLLQPAPATFYDYYEPGPCHKEKDTFGPLKLEKKDRFEHACYSPTVDYGFIVQVISMSVKSNFELYTTNVTQVLRATGDVKLEESKVRVFAKRLQCKGQLETGKKYLIMGKDGSTTDSTGQMQYLLESNTWIEQVPNEKKCKGTNNKTTCNKFKDFVSEYMLNGCTQ, from the exons ATGGGCTCTCCCGTCTGTCTTATGGTGCTCTTCATTTTGGCTGCTGAGTCTGTACATGGACAGGACAG GTTCTTTATCTCAGCTCCCAATGTGTTCCATGTGGGGGTGAAGGAGCGTGTTTATGTCCAGCTGGGTAAAGCCCTCCTGAATAAACGTGTTACCCTCTACCTGGAGCATGAGGAAACTGCAAATCTGATGTCTCAAAAGAGCAGCACTCTGTGTACTGAGGAGGGACAGATCCAAACTGTGGAACTAGAG GTAGAAAGGGACAAGCTGCCCATCTTTGTGGATTTTCCCTATCTTATGCTGGTGGCTGAGATGGATGGGGTCAAAGACAGAAAGATGGTGAGGGTCCTAGTCTCCCAACACAGAGGCTATATCTTCATTCAGACTGACCAGCCTATCTACAACCCTACACAGCAAG TGAAATacaggatatttaccctcaaccaCTCAATGAAGCCCCATGATGACGTTTTTCACATCTCTATTTTT AATGCTGCGGGCAACCGGATAATGAAGACTCTTAAGAGAGCTACGGATGGAATATTCACAGATATCCCTTTTAATATCCCTGATGTCTCAGA AATGGGTGTGTGGAGGATCGTGGCTCATTACCAAGGAGATGAAAATAATGCTGTTACTCGAGAATTTCAAGTCAAGAAATTTG TGCTGCCGAGCTTTGAGGTGACCGTCATACCTGAGCAAAGCTACTTTCTATTGAACACTGAACAGGTCACCTTCACAATTTTAGCCAA GTACTCCTATGGTGAGAGTATAAAGGGAGCTTTCCACTGCCGGTTTGGAGTGAAGGAGAAAACACAGGGGCCGGATGGTGAAAAGGAGAAGATTGTCTTCATCAGAGGATTGGAGCTGACTGGATCG ATACAAGCTGGAGAGGGGTCAGCGGTTCTCCAGGAATCCAAGCTCATCGAGCAACTCAAATCCAACCTCAACACCACCCTCTCAGACGTGGTCCAGAGCAAAGCACAGCTTTACGTGGCAGTGTCTGTCACTGACATCATCA GTGGTGAGCTACAGGAAGCAGAGGTGTCTCTTCCTGTTGTTTCCCAGCGTTACACTGTAGACCTGTCCCGTACCCGCTCTCACTACATCCCTGGAGTTCCCCTCAGTGTAGTG GTGGTGGTCCGTCTCCCAAATGGTTCCCCAGCTGTTGGAGAGCCAGTGAGAATGCATCTGCCAGAACTCCAGGATGGAGACCAAACTGTAAAGACTAACCAGCAGGGCGCAGTGTGGCACGATTTTAACCTTCCCAATCTTGATCGTGACATTACTGTGGAG GTGACTGTAGATGACCAGAAAATAACCAAAGACGTCAAACGTGCATCGTCTCCTGGGAACACCTATCTGAGCGTGAGCGTGAGCCAGAAGATTCTGACGCCGGGTCAATCCCTTTCCGTTGTATTCAAAGTCTTCAATGGGCCACCAGAGGATGGGTTTATTTACTACATG GTTTTCAGCCGTGGAGTGCTAACAAAACAGGGTTCTGTCAAATCAGGGGACTTAACAAAGATTCAGCTTCCAATCACGTCTGATATGACCCCCTCCTTCCGTCTGATTGGCTACTACTATGATCAGAAAGGTGACATCATTACTGACTCTGTGTGGGTAGACGTCAATGATGTTTGTGAGGGGACAGTGAAG GTAAAGTCAAAAGATGAATATCTACCAGGAAACACGGCAAAGCTGGAGATAGACTTAAATGGTCAGAAGGCCAAAGTTGCCTTGCTGGCTGTGGACAAGGCTATCTATGCTCTCAATGCCCACAACAAACTCACCCCCAAACAG GTATTCTCGTCGATGCAGTCCTATGACCTTGGGTGCTCATACGGTGGCGGCTCAGATACAGCCTCTGTGTTGAACGACGCTGGCTTGTCATTCATCTCCAACTCTCATGTGCTATCTAAGATGAGGAAGG GGTTTAACTGTGAGTCAGGCTTCAGACGACAGAGGCGTTCCCTGGACCTCCAGGAGCAGATGGTGTCCATAA AATCCAGTTACTCAGACGCCAAGCTGCAGGAGTGTTGTTCTCATGGCTTGTCCCTGATCCCCATGCTGAGGACGTGTCAGCAGCGAGCCGAGAGAGTGGCACGAGCCAATAAGGACCATGTCTGTGTCAAGGCCTTCCTGGACTGCtgcatagagggagagaagttGAGGGAGAAGAAGAAACGAGACGACGCCCAGAGAGGACATGGCAGGA ctgtgAGTGCCACAGACATCGAAGACTTCTTTGACACAACCAATCAGCAAATACGCAGAAGTTTCCCCCCAAGCTTTGCATTCTCAGTGGTCGATATAAACGGCAAAGGAAG TCATACTGTGGCTCTGCCTGATTCCATCACCACCTGGGAGATACAGGCTGTCAGCTTGTCTGATTCTCAtg GCATCTGTGTGGCAGAACCACATGAGTTCCGTGTGTTTAAGAAGGTTTTTGTCTCTCTGAGGCTGCCGTACTCAGTCAAAAGATTTGAGCAAATGTCTATTGTTCCTGTTGTCTACAACTATTGGGACCAGGATGTACAG ATTGCACTCCACATGGAGAGAAATGACAAGCTCTGTTCACCAGGCTCCAGTTCCATAAAAACCTATGTCAACGTCACCGTGGAGGCCCACTCCTCCAAAGCCGTCACTTTCTCTGCAGTACCCATGGAAACCGGCCCCATACCCATCAAAATACGCCTTTATGACATAGAGAATGAGGACGGCAGTGATGCTATTGAAAAGATTCTGAATGTTAGA ACGGAGGGAATAGAGAAGAGAGTGGAGGAAACTCATTTTGTTGACCTGAGTGGCAATATTG GGAAGAGTGGCCAATCTTTCATGATTAATGGAAAGTTACCAGACAACACAGTCCCTGGCTCCAGCACCAATATCTTCGTCAAGATGGAAG GGGAGCTGTTTGGCAAGTCCACTTCCATAACCCTGCTCTCTTCCGATGGGGTTAAAAGCTTGCTCAATGCCCCTCATGGATGTGCAGAGCAGACTATGAAACGTATGGCCCCCACAGCCCTGGCCCTCCGCTATCTGGACCTTAGCCAGCGCTGGTATGAGCTGACCCCTGGCATCAGAGATACGGCCCTCCAGTTCACAGAGCAAG gctaTATGAGAATTTTGACGTTTAAAAAGGGTGATGGATCGTATGGAGCTTGGACGCACCATCCAACCAGTTACTG GCTGACGGGCCTTGTTGTGAAAGTGATGTCTCTGGTGGCAGAACGTCAGAATGCAGGCggtggagagaaggggagatgggCACAGGGTGTGTCTGAGCAGCATATCATTGATTCAGTCAGATACCTCCTGGTTAAACAGAAGGAGGATGGATCATTCTCGGACCCTAACCCAGTCATACACAGGGAAATGCAG ggAGGCattggagggatagagggagatgtCTCCATGACTGCTTTCATAACTGTGGCTCTAAATCGCTCCCTCCCTTTCCTGACAGACAACAAGGAGCGTAGCGATACG aAAGCCATTATCTCCAAAGCCACCGACTACCTGCTCTCACGTGTTGAGGGGCTACAGAGGCCCTACGCTGTGGCCATAACAGcctactgtctgtcagtctgtctgtctgaccggACACAGGCTGAGCCTGCCTGGGAAAAACTCAAAGGACTGGCAACTAAAG GGAAAGACCATTGCCATGGGTGGTATGCTAACGCTGGCATGGTGAATGAGGAAAAGAAACATTATGTACCGACAACAGAGGCCAtaacagtagagactacagcctACGCCCTGTTAACTGCAGTGGCTCATAAGGACACAGAGTGGGCAGACTCTGCAGCCTGCTGGCTGACTTCACAGGAGAACTATGGAGGAGGTTTCAAGTCCACACAG GATACTATAGTGGCTTTGGAGGCTCTCTCTGAGTATGCACTGAACAGGCCCCAACCTCTCATCACAGAAGTGGCGGTAGAGTTCACTACTCCAGGGAAGAGCGACATTCAGAAGCTGTCATTGGACAACAAGGGGGAGAAAGTAGAAACGGAGCTGAAG AAACTGATTGGTAATGCTATCATTAACGTAGCGCTAACGGGACGGGGAAAAGCCAAGATGAAG GTTACGAAGGCTTACCATCTACTGGACACCTCAGACGACTGCAACCTTCTGTCAATCACAGTCAAAGTAGAGGGGAAAGTAGAGTACACTG CCCAGATTGTTGAAGACTACAACGACTATGAGGGGGActacggagacggagacggagagaaaagggaggaagaggatgtCCCCCGATCAGCGATTGAGTGGTTTGACGCTCGCAGCAGACACAGAAGAGATACTCAGCAAAGCCGGAATTCTGAAAACGATGTTGAATACGAAGTCTGTGTGAG TCATAGTCTGACCAGGAACCTCACAGGAATGTCCATAGCCGACATCACACTGCTCAGTGGCTTTGAGGCACAGACAGACGACCTGGACAAG CTAAAGAACCCTGATGAACAATACATCTCTCACTACGAGGTCTCACATGGCAAAGTGCTGTTGTACTTTAATGAG ATTGAGGAAAGGGAGTGTGTAACGTTTAGGGCTGTGCAGACAGTAACTATAGGTTTACTGCAGCCTGCTCCGGCCACATTCTATGACTACTATGAACCAG GGCCCTGCCACAAAGAGAAGGACACATTTGGACCACTGAAGCTAGAGAAGAAAGATCGTTTTGAACATGCTTGCTATTCCCCCACTGTGGATTACG GTTTCATTGTCCAAGTCATCAGTATGTCTGTGAAGAGTAACTTTGAACTCTACACAACTAATGTGACTCAGGTACTCCGAGCCA CCGGAGATGTGAAGCTGGAGGAGAGCAAAGTGCGAGTGTTCGCCAAGAGGCTCCAGTGTAAAGGACAGCTAGAGACAGGGAAGAAATACCTCATCATGGGCAAAGATGGCTCCACCACCGACTCTACTGGCCA GATGCAATACCTTTTGGAATCAAATACCTGGATTGAACAAGTGCCTAATGAGAAAAAGTGCAAAGGAACAAATAACAAGACTACATGCAACAAATTTAAAGACTTTGTATCTGAGTACATGTTGAATGGCTGCACCCAGTGA